One genomic window of Arachis stenosperma cultivar V10309 chromosome 10, arast.V10309.gnm1.PFL2, whole genome shotgun sequence includes the following:
- the LOC130954944 gene encoding uncharacterized protein LOC130954944 — translation MASSGNNNKILRETKSMSAAETTAAAAVEAVSSVKCYCCGLTEECTPRYIDRVRERYEGRWICGLCAEAVKEETLKSRRDISTDEALKRHVSFFQEFRSSSSSSGPQDLILAMKQLLLRSLDSSSSSSSPRSSGGGRRLGRSQSCFSSVNSGPTSQPNPHSQNRIVHGRDIREKEFSRKNLLTLYRPTKTTSWKVLEPC, via the exons ATGGCCAGCAGcggcaataataataaaattctgAGAGAAACAAAGTCTATGTCAGCGGCCGAGACAACGGCCGCGGCAGCGGTGGAGGCAGTGTCGTCCGTGAAATGCTACTGCTGCGGGCTGACGGAGGAGTGCACGCCGCGCTACATCGACCGCGTGCGGGAGAGGTACGAAGGTCGGTGGATATGTGGACTGTGCGCGGAGGCGGTTAAGGAAGAAACGTTGAAGTCTCGGAGGGACATTAGCACCGATGAGGCGCTGAAGCGCCACGTAAGCTTCTTCCAAGAATTCAGGTCTTCGAGTTCGAGTTCGGGCCCTCAGGATTTGATCCTTGCAATGAAGCAACTCCTTCTGAGGTCTCtggattcatcttcttcttcttcgtcgcCGAGAAGTAGTGGCGGTGGAAGAAGACTTGGGAGATCTCAGAGTTGTTTTTCGAGCGTGAATAGTGGACCAACCTCGCAGCCAAATCCACACTCTCAGAATAGGATTGTACATGGTAGAGACATTAGAGAG AAAGAGTTTTCAAGAAAGAACTTACTTACGCTTTATAGGCCCACTAAAACTACGAGTTGGAAAGTGCTGGAACCCTGctga